The region AAAGAGTTTATGATTTCTTGCTTTACGAGGTTAAAAACTACTCGGTGAGTAAATAATAAAGAGGACATATGAAAAATTTAATTTTATCTTTTATGATCGCGGTATCTGTTTTGGCAAATGAAGTTGATGTTAAAGACCCAAAAAACGGCATTTATGAAGTAGTTGATATGTCGATGATAGGAAATTTTTTTGAAACTAAATTAACCGTAAGCGAGGAGAAATTTTATAGATTTGGCTTTGTGTATGCCCAAGACCGCGATATACAGGCAAAAGAGCATAAAGACGGCGAAGCTAATTTCCCCGGATATACAAGCGATAAATTTGATCAGTGGCTTTGCACAAAATACTCTATAGACAAGCTTGCGGGCATGTACGCAAGAAATATTGACGATAACTCTTATGTAGCAACCGGAAAAACAGATGAAGACAAAAAAGTTTGCACCGGCGCTAAAATAATGCTAAAGCTAGTTATAACGCCTATTAAAAAGCCTGCTAAAAATAGCGATACCGAGTGGGAGTATGCAAGAGGAGATGATGTGAATTTTGCAAATTATATCATCCAAAAAGCAAGCGATATAAATGAGGATTTTGATCTTTCTACTTATGGTAACGACTCGACTTTTCAGGCTCCAAACGGAAGTATGGCAAGAAGCAAAAGACTTATAACGATAAAACTTGCAAAAGGCGAATACAACGTCAAAATAGAAGCTTTGAACGACACACCCGAGCTTAAGGATATCATAACTTATCTTGAGATAAGAGAGCATATCGGCGGCAAATAAATCTTTTGGCGGAAATTTGCATATTTATCCATAGAGTTTATTTTATCAAGCGAAATTTCTAAGCTCTATCTTTATGTCTGAATCTATTTTTTTGATATCAAAATCATTTTTTGAAGCGGTTAAATTTCCGAAATTTTCACCTGTATTTAGAAATTTTTGCAGATAATAAACTCCATTGTATCCGTGATTATGCAGTGTTTTGCTCATATTTGTAATGTCATCTTCACAAAGCAAATCCGCATGCACGGTCGTGCGAACTTCGAATTTAAAATTTATCAGAATTAAAAAATCAAGCGTTTGGATGAAATTCTCATATAAATTTGACTTTGTAACCTCTTGAAATTTATCTCTAGGAGCTTTAAAATCAAGTGCGATATAATCGATCAAATTTTCGCTTAAAGCCACTTTTAAAGCTTTTAAATTCGAGCCGTTAGTATCAACTTTAAGTAAAAACCCGCGCTTTTTAACTTCTCTTGCAAGAGGCAAAAAGCTACCGTTTATAGTGCATTCTCCGCCGCTAAACACAACTCCGCTTAGTTTGCCGATGCGTTTATCTAAGAAATGCAAAAATTCATCTTCTCCGACAAACCCTTCGCCAAGCACTACGGTTGTATTGTAGCAGTAAGCACAGCGCATATTGCATCCTGTAAACCACGCTATGCAAGCGGTTTTGTCGGGAAAGTCAAGAGTAGTAAATGGGGTAATGGAGTGAAGCGGCTTACTCTGCACGCTCACAAAATTTCACTCGCTCTTTGTGTTCGCCTTTTTTGCCAAGATTAAAGCTCTCAACCGGTCTGTGATATCCCATAACGCGAGTATAAACCACGCATTTAGTGCGCTTTTCTTGCAGTTTTTCTAAGATCTCTTTTTCGCTCATATTTACTCCTTGTTTATTTATAATTGTAGCCGTTTGGGGTTAATTGTTTGTAAAAATATAGTAATATTTGCGTTATATTTCAGTTCAAAAGGATAAAAATGGCAAAAGTAAATTTCAAAGGTTCGCCTGTAAATTTAAGAGGTGATGAGGTATTTGTAGGACAAAGCGCTCCTGAAGTTACGCTTACGGGAAATGATTTAAGCGAGTTTAAAGTGGGAGGCAATAGCGGTAAAATCGAAATTTTAGTTACCGTTCCTTCGCTTGATACGGGAGTTTGCGCAACCGAAACTCGCAAATTTAACGAAAAAATGGCAGGCAAAAACGCTATAAAACTAAGCGTTATCTCACTTGACCTTCCGTTTGCTATGGGTAGATTTTGCTCTACTGAGGGCATAGAGAATTTACGCGTGGGAAGCGACTTTAGAGCTAAGGAATTTGGCGAAAAATACGGTGTTTTGATAGATGAAGGAGCGCTTAAAGGCTTGCTTGCTCGCGCGGTTTTTGTCGTGAAAGACGGAGTTATCATTCACAAGCAAATCGTACCTGAAATAGCAGATGAACCAAACTATGACGCTGTTTTTGAAGCTATCAAATCAAGCGGCGGTTGTGGCTGCGGTTGTGGACATTAATCCCGCTTAGGCTAAACAAATTTTGGCTTTGGGATAAAATTTCAAAGCCAAAATTCCCCTCTTTTAAATTTTAAGAAATTTTAGCTACACTTCTTAAAATTTCAAAAGGCAAAATTTGCAAATTATCGATTTAAGTCCTATTTTAAGCTCCAAAACTCAAATTTATCCGGGCGACGCTGCGTTTTTGGTAGAGCAAATTTTAGACAGCGGATTTTGCACAGGAAATTTGTCTATGTCTCTTCATACAGGCTCGCATACCGATTTTGCCATGCATTGCGGTATCAAAGGAGTAAAGAGCGAGCAAGCTTCTCTTGAGTGTTTTGTCGGCGAAGCCGTTTGCGTTGGAGTAAGGGCAAATTTAAACGAAGCTATCAAATTTAAAATACCGCCAAATCCGCATAACGCTAAAATTTTACTTTTAAACGTGCATTGTGAGTTTAAAAATGAGCAAGATTTTTTCATAAATTCGCCGTTTTTGGACGATGATTTTTTAAATTTAGCTCAACAAAACGGCTTTAAAACCGTTGCTACAAATTTATCCACAATCGATGCTCATGGAGCAAATTTAAGGCACAAAGAGGCTTTTGAAAGAGAAATTCAGATCATCGAATGCCTAATAAATTTACAAATTTTAGAAAACAAGAGTTTCTTCTTCTCTGCCGCTCCTTTAAAGATAGCAAATGCCGATGCGGCTCCTCTTAGAGCCTACGCGATTTTAAAAAGATAAATTCTGTTTTTTAATAAAATTTCATTGATTAAATTTTAAAAGCCGCAGGTAAATTCTCTTTAGCCGTTTTATAATCATTCATTAAAATCAGCTTTTTGGTTATAATCTCGCCATGGATAAAAATAGTCAAAATTTCGGCATAGCTTTAACTCTTCTTGGCGGGATTTTCTGGGGATTTTCAGGGGCTTGCGGACAGTATCTTTTCGAGCGAAAAGGCATAAGCGCAGAGTATCTTACATCACTTCGTTTGCTGCTTTCAGGCGTGATAATGCTTGTGATTTTATATGCAAAAAGCGGTAAATTTGTATTTAGTATTTTTAAGCAAAGGCGAAATATAACCGATCTGCTGTTTTACGCTCTATTTGGCATTATGGCGTGTCAATACACATATTTTGTTACTATCGAACTTTCAAATGCTGCAATTGCTACTATTTTGCAGTATCTTGCGCCTGTTTTGGTGTTATTTGTACTTTGTATGGAAGAAAAGAGATTTCCTTATAAAAAGGAAAGTATAAGCGTATTGTGTGCGATTTTCGGAGTGTTTTTGCTTGCCACTCATGGAAATTTTACAAGCCTCGTTATCCCGGTAAAGACACTTATCATAGGGATAATATCAGCTTGCACTATCGTCATCTACACTCTCTCGTCTCGGCGACTGATGAGAAGCTATCCTGTTACGCTTATACTCGCGTGGGCGATGGTTATAGGCGGCATTGTTTTAAGCTTATACGCTAAACCTTGGCAGCTTAAGGGCATAAACGACTTTAGCGGATTTTTGGCTCTTTGCGGTGTCGTGGTTTTTGGCACTATCTTTGCCTTTAGTCTTTATATGCAAGGGGTTAAAATTTTAGGCGGCGGCAAGGCTAGCGTGATATCTGCTATCGAGCCGGTTTCGGCAGCTTTGTTTGCGGCTTTTTGGCTTGGAAGCGAGTTTGTATTTATTGATATAGTCGGATTTGCGTTGATAATTGCAGCTATCATACTCTTACGGAAAGGCTAAATTTAGAGTCTTGCAAGCCAAAATGACAATAGTCAACTAGTAAATTTAAGCTTCGTTTTTACTCTTTGAGCTCCAAATTCCTGCCAAAATAGATCCCGATAAGTTATGCCATACGCTAAATAATGCGCCAGGAAGTGCGGCAAGAGAGCCAAAATACTTAACTGCAAGCGCGACGCTTAAGCCTGAATTTTGCATA is a window of Campylobacter sp. CCUG 57310 DNA encoding:
- the tpx gene encoding thiol peroxidase; amino-acid sequence: MAKVNFKGSPVNLRGDEVFVGQSAPEVTLTGNDLSEFKVGGNSGKIEILVTVPSLDTGVCATETRKFNEKMAGKNAIKLSVISLDLPFAMGRFCSTEGIENLRVGSDFRAKEFGEKYGVLIDEGALKGLLARAVFVVKDGVIIHKQIVPEIADEPNYDAVFEAIKSSGGCGCGCGH
- the nrdD gene encoding anaerobic ribonucleoside-triphosphate reductase; this encodes MSEKEILEKLQEKRTKCVVYTRVMGYHRPVESFNLGKKGEHKERVKFCERAE
- a CDS encoding cyclase family protein, with translation MQIIDLSPILSSKTQIYPGDAAFLVEQILDSGFCTGNLSMSLHTGSHTDFAMHCGIKGVKSEQASLECFVGEAVCVGVRANLNEAIKFKIPPNPHNAKILLLNVHCEFKNEQDFFINSPFLDDDFLNLAQQNGFKTVATNLSTIDAHGANLRHKEAFEREIQIIECLINLQILENKSFFFSAAPLKIANADAAPLRAYAILKR
- a CDS encoding DMT family transporter; translated protein: MDKNSQNFGIALTLLGGIFWGFSGACGQYLFERKGISAEYLTSLRLLLSGVIMLVILYAKSGKFVFSIFKQRRNITDLLFYALFGIMACQYTYFVTIELSNAAIATILQYLAPVLVLFVLCMEEKRFPYKKESISVLCAIFGVFLLATHGNFTSLVIPVKTLIIGIISACTIVIYTLSSRRLMRSYPVTLILAWAMVIGGIVLSLYAKPWQLKGINDFSGFLALCGVVVFGTIFAFSLYMQGVKILGGGKASVISAIEPVSAALFAAFWLGSEFVFIDIVGFALIIAAIILLRKG
- a CDS encoding anaerobic ribonucleoside-triphosphate reductase activating protein; the protein is MSVQSKPLHSITPFTTLDFPDKTACIAWFTGCNMRCAYCYNTTVVLGEGFVGEDEFLHFLDKRIGKLSGVVFSGGECTINGSFLPLAREVKKRGFLLKVDTNGSNLKALKVALSENLIDYIALDFKAPRDKFQEVTKSNLYENFIQTLDFLILINFKFEVRTTVHADLLCEDDITNMSKTLHNHGYNGVYYLQKFLNTGENFGNLTASKNDFDIKKIDSDIKIELRNFA